CAATAAATATAAAATAAAGCTATATTTTATAGCTTTATTTTTTTATATTATAATATTTTACAAATTATTCCATTTGTTTTATATAAACTCTATTTAAGGTGATGATATGAAAAAGATAAATGGTTTATTTTGTAATTTTATTTTGTTTGTTAAATTTAGTACTTGGATTTTTTAGCGTATATTTTTGTTTGTTTAGAATAAACTTATCGGTAATTAATTATACTTTTATGGGAATGTTTGTTTTGAGTGTATTATTTACGCTAATAAGTGTAAAAAATTATGTAAAATATTAGAAAAATATGGTTTTTTCATTAAAAAAGGTATAAAATATATTTTATAAGTGTTTTTTATTATATAGTATTTATAGAGGATTTTATAAGTGTAAAAAAAATGCTTGAAATGCCGATTTTTATTGACATTGAAAGGTTTTTTTGTTACACTTTTTAGGCTGACTGTGCGAAGGAGTTGAAAAAATGCTTGATGAAATATCTAAATCACAACATGTGGTTGGCACAAAACAGACTTTAAAAGCAGTTGAACAGAATAATGCTTTAAAGGTGTTTTTAGCTAAAGACACAGACGAGGCAATAAGAGAAAAAATCGTAAAAATTTGTAATAAAAACCATGTAGCTATAGAAGAAGTGGACAGAAAAGAAGAGTTAGGCAAAGCATGCAATATCAGCTTAGATGCTGCCGTTGCTTGTATATTAAAAAACGAGGAAGGAGGAATAAGGTTTAATGCCAACAGTTAATCAATTAGTAAGAAAAGGTAGAAAAGAATTAGTTTACAAAACTAAATCTCCTGCTCTTAAATCTAACCCTCAAAAAAGAGGAGTGTGCACAGTTGTAAGAACTGCTACACCTAAAAAACCAAACTCAGCTATGAGAAAAATTGCCAGAGTTAGACTTGTAAACGGAATGGAAGTTACAGCTTACATCCCTGGAATCGGTCATAACTTACAAGAACATAGTGTTGTTATGGTTAAAGGTGGTAGAGTAAAAGACTTACCAGGTGTACGTTATAAGATTATTAGAGGAGCACTTGATACTCAAGGAGTTGCTGACAGAAAACAATCTAGAAGTAAATACGGTGCTAAGAAATAATTTATAATGTGTTGAACTATAAGGCAAGCCTTATACCTATATACGTGATATATAGAGCACAACGATAAATTTTACTTATCGAGTACCAATGAAAAAATTCAAATTATTAGGAGGGAAGTACAGTGCCAAGAAAAGGTCCAGTACCAAAGAGAGAGGTGCTACCTGATCCGATGTATAATTCTGTTTTAGTAACAAAGTTACTAAACAATGTTATGCTTGATGGAAAAAAGGGAGTAGCACAAAAAATTGTTTACGGTGCATTTGACATCGTAGCTGAAAAAACAGGAAAAGATCCGTTAGAAGCTTTTGAAGAAGCTTTAAACAATATTATGCCTTCATTAGAAGTAAAAGCCAGAAGAGTCGGTGGTGCAACATACCAAGTACCAATGGACATCAGACCTGAAAGAAGACAAACTTTAGGTCTTAGATGGCTTGTAACTTATACAAGAGCAAGAGGCGAAAAGACAATGAAAGAAAGACTGGCTGCTGAAATTATGGATGCACTCAATAATTCAGGTTCGTCAGTTAAGAAGAAAGAAGATACTCATAAAATGGCAGATGCTAATAAAGCTTTCGCACATTTTAAATGGTAAGGTGATTAAAAGATGGGTAGAGAGTTTAGTTTAGATAAAGTAAGAAATATCGGAATTATGGCTCATATCGATGCTGGTAAAACCACTACTACTGAAAGAATCTTATTCTATACAGGAAAGATCCACAAGATTGGGGAAACTCATGAAGGCGGAGCACAAATGGACTGGATGGAACAAGAACAAGAAAGAGGTATTACAATTACTTCTGCCGCTACAACATGTCACTGGAAAGGTCATGAAATAAACATCATTGATACACCGGGACACGTTGACTTTACAGTAGAAGTTCAGCGTTCACTTAGAGTACTAGACGGCTCTGTTGCTGTTTTCTGTGCTAAAGGTGGGGTTGAACCTCAAAGTGAAACAGTATGGAGACAAGCTGATAAATACAATGTTCCAAGAATTGCTTTTATTAATAAAATGGATATTATGGGAGCTGACTTCTATAATGTTGTTAACATGATTAGTGAAAGACTTGGTGCAAATCCGGTGCCTATTCAATTACCGATCGGTGCGGAAGAAGATTTCGTAGGTATCATCGACTTGGTTAAGATGAAAGCTTTCATTTATCATGATGATGAAGGTGTAGATATCGAAGAAACAGAAATCCCTGCCGATATGGTAGATAAAGCTGAAGAATACAGAGAAAAACTTTTAGAAGAAATCTCTGTAAACAGCGAAGAAATCATGGAAAAATATCTTGAAGGTGAAGAAATTTCTGAAAAAGAAATCATTGCAGCTTTAAGAGCAGGCGTTATAGGCCTTGATTTTATCCCAGTTCTTTGCGGTACAGCATTTAAGAATAAAGGTGTGCAAATGTTAATTGACGCTGTAGTTAATTTAATGCCTTCACCACTTGATGTTCCTGCTATGGTAGGACACAATCCAAAGACAGGTGAAGAAATGGAAAGACATCCAAGCGATGACGAACCATTCTCAGCATTGGCATTTAAAATCATGGCGGATCCATTTGTTGGTAAATTGGCATTTACAAGAGTTTATTCCGGAACACTTAAGAGTGGTTCTTATGTATATAACTCAACAAAAGGAAGAAAAGAAAGAGTTGGTCGTATCTTAAGGATGCATGCCAACGACAGAAAACAAATAGATGAAATCAGAACAGGCGATATCGTAGCTATCGTAGGTCTTAAAGATACTACAACAGGCGATACTTTATGTGCTGAAAACTCACAAGTATTGCTTGAATCTATCGAGTTCCCTGATCCTGTTATCTCTGTAGCTATTGAACCTAAGACTAAAGCAGGTCAAGAAAAAATGATTACAGCTTTGGTTAAATTAGCAGAAGAAGACCCAACATTCAGATTTAAGACAGATGATGAAACAGGTCAAACGATCATTGAAGGTATGGGTGAACTTCATCTTGAAATCATCGTAGATAGACTTCTTAGAGAATTCAAGGTTGAAGCTAATGTAGGTAAACCACAAGTAGCATTCAAAGAAGCTATTACAAAACCTGCAAGATCTGATTACAAATACGCTAAGCAATCAGGTGGTAGAGGACAATACGGTCATGTCGTTATTGAAATCGAACCAAACGAAGAAGGCAAAGGATATGAATTTGTCAGTGAAATCGTTGGCGGTGCTATTCCTAAAGAATACATCGAACCTGTTAGCAAAGGTATTCAAGGTGCTATGGAATCCGGTATCGTTGCCGGATACGAAGTACTTGATGTTAAAGTTAGATTAGTTGACGGTTCATACCATGATGTCGATTCATCGGAAATGGCCTTCAAATTAGCCGGTTCTATGGCCTTCAAAGATGCTATGGCCAAAGCCGGTCCGGTTCTTGTTGAACCTATCTTCAAAATCGAAGTTGTTGTTCCTGAAGAATATCTTGGAGATGTTATGGGTGACTTGACATCCAGAAGAGGTAAAATCGAAGGTATGGAACTTAATAACGGTGTTCAAACTCTTAGAGGATTTGTTCCGTTATCAGAAATGTTCCAATATACAACTGATTTAAGAAGTAAGACTCAAGGTAGAGGTACACATACTTTGACATTCTCGCATTATGAACCAGCGCCACAAAGTATGTTAGATAAACTTAAAAACGAATAATTATATATTTAGATTAAGGAGAAAGAAAATAAAATGGCAAGAGAAAAATACGAAAGAACGAAACCACATGTAAATATCGGAACGATCGGACACGTAGACCACGGAAAGACAACATTGACAGCAGCAATCACAAAGGTACTACATGAAAGATTGGGAACAGGTGATGCAGTAGCATTCGAAAACATCGATAAAGCGCCGGAAGAAAGAGAAAGAGGGATAACGATCTCAACAGCTCACGTAGAATATGAAACAGAAACAAGACATTACGCACACGTAGACTGCCCTGGACATGCCGACTATGTAAAGAACATGATCACAGGAGCAGCTCAAATGGACGGAGCTATCTTAGTAGTAAGTGCAGCAGATGGTCCAATGCCACAAACAAGAGAACATATCTTACTAGCAAGACAGGTAAACGTACCATATATCGTAGTATTCCTAAACAAAGCAGATATGGTTGATGATGAAGAACTTATCGAATTAGTAGAAATGGAAGTAAGAGAACTTCTTGACGAATACGAATTTGACGGAGATGAAACACCAATCGTAATCGGATCAGCACTTAAAGCGTTGGAAGATCCCTCAAAGTGAATGGGGAGATAAGATCCTTGATTTAATGAAAGAAGTAGATGCATTATATCCCAGAACCGGTTAGAGATACAGATAACCATTTCTTATTGCCTGTAGAAGACGTTATTCCTCAATCCACAGGAAGAGGGTACAGTAGCACAGGTAGAGTAGAAAGAGGAGTTATCAAAGTAGGTGAGAAGTAGAATAGTAGGAATTCACCCAGAAATTATGAAGACAGTAGTACAGGTGTAGAAATGTTCAGAAGATGTTAGACGAAGGTGTAGCCGGAGATAACATCGGAGCACTTTTAAGAGGTGTAGACAGAACAGAAATCGAAAGAGGACAAGTACTGGCAAAACCTGGAACAATTCATCCACACACAAAATTCAAAGCGGAAGTATATGTATTGACAAAAGACGAAGGTGGAAGACATACACCATTCTTCAACGGATACAGACCACAATTCTACTTTAGAACAACAGACGTTACAGGAGTAGTAAATCTAGAAGGCGGAGCAGAAATGGTAATGCCTGGAGATAACATTACAACAACTATTGAGCTAATCACACCGATAGCTATCGAACAAGAGTTAAGATTTGCTATCAGAGAAGGCGGAAGAACAGTAGGATCCGGAGTAGTAACAGAAATCATTGAATAATGAATAATAGACAGAAAAAAGAAGATCTTTTGGGTGTTCTTTTTTTGTGCAAAAGTAGAAAAGTAAGTTTAGATCATCAAGTAATATAAAAAAGTCATCTTCAAGTAAGTAGATAAATTAATGGTTATTTAAAAATGAAAAAAATATATCAATAATACGTTATAAACAGATAAGACCATAAAAGAAAGAATTTATTTAGCATTCCATGGAAACTGTCTGCTCTTCCCGCATTAATTAATCCAACATATCAACATATATTTTTTANNNNNNNNNNNNNNNNNNNNNNNNNNNNNNNNNNNNNNNNNNNNNNNNNNNNNNNNNNNNNNNNNNNNNNNNNNNNNNNNNNNNNNNNNNNNNNNNNNNNTATTTTATTTTCCCTACCAGTATCTCTCCGTCTATAGTTATTTCAGAAATATCATTATAATTAATATTTTCTAAATCTATATCGAACATTAACGGAGTCATTCTAATAAGGTTTTCCAATTGTTTACTATTCACTCTTATAGTATTTTTAGCTCTGACTCTATTTATGAGTTCGCAGTGCTCTTTAAAACAATCAATTACTTCTTGATTCGAGTATTCTTCATTTTTTAATTGTTCTTTTATTATATGTCTCAGTTCCTTTAAATGTTCTTTACCGGGTACTACCTTTATGATTTTACCACTATCAGATAAAATCCTTTTGAATTCAATATAGTTAGCAGGAGTATAAATATTTAAAATACAGTCCATAGATTTATCTTTCAGCGGTATGTCGTTAATGTCTGAAACCATAAAACATATATTATTTACGCCTCTTGAAGCTACATTGATCGCATCTTTGGAAAAATCAAAAGCAAATATATTATGATTTTTATCTTCTATTATATGAGAGTAATATCCGTCTCCACAGCCTGCATCGACAATATTTTTTACATCAGTACAATTATCCAGTATATTGGTTATTTCTTTCGCTATATGTTCATAGAAGCCGTCATTTAACATTTCTCTTCGCTTCTCAAAAAAAGTTTTATCATAACCTTCGGGAGGCTTTCTGTTTATTAAAAAGTTTATATAACCTTTTTTCGATATATCAAAGCAATGATTATTCTCGCATTTTAAACTATTATTTTCTATGATCATATTACTTTTACATTTCGGACATCTAAAATAATTTATATTGTTTGTAAATTGGATATTTTTGTTGTTACTCATATTTATTCCAAATTTGCATGGTTTGACCACATGCTTTCATTTACGGGTTCGTCTTTCATATCAAGGATTGTCAACGTGATTGTATCTCCAAGTAAAAGCAGAGATTGTTCGAATAGTGAAGTCATAGGTTGATTTGAATCTACTTGGTCAGGTAGATTTTGTTTGCTCTTGACAGGAATTCTTACAAATACATCTGTTATATCTTTGAGGGGATTATCAGGTATTGCTCCTATATGAGCAATTCTTGCTCCAAAAGATTTAGCCTTTTTAGCAATTCCGCTTGGGATTAATGTGCTTCCGCTTCCAGAACCAACGATAAGTAAATCTTTGTCTGTTATTGGCGGCTCTGTAGTTTCTCCTACTATATATGTATCATATCCTATATGTTTTAGTCTTTTTGCAATACATTGAAGCATTGTCATTACTCTTCCGACACCTATAAAAAATATTTTTTCTGCTTTATTTAATTCTTCAATAAGGCTGTATACTTCATTTTGATCAACTTTTAAAAGTGCTTCATTTAACTCATTTAAAATCAACTCTGCGTTTTTTTGGTAAATATTATCCATATTGTTTCATCTCCTTTATTTATATATAATAATTATATATTATTTTCATACGTTTTCAACTTTTAATATATAAAAAGAAATGTAAAACATTAAATATTTTCATAATACATGATAATCATTTGCAAAAAAAAGTCGACTATGATAAAATGATTTTAATTTAAAACTTTTACATAACTATGTTTAAGTTTATTCGATGTGAAAATGGAGGTGCTGATATTGAGCGCAAAAATTAAAGATGTTGCAAAGAAAGCAAATGTTTCAATAGCTACAGTATCACGTGTAATTAATAATGTTCCTTTGGTAAATGAAGAAACGAGAGATAAAGTTTTACAGGCGATAAAAGAAACCGGATACAGACCAAACGCTATAGCAAGAAGTTTAAAACTTCAAAAAACCGAAACTGTAGGTGTTGTCATACATGATATTACTATTCCTTATTATGCCCAAATTGCAAGGGGGGTTCAAGATATAAGTATGCAAAGCGGTTACAATGCTATTATTTGTAACAGTGATGCTGACAACAGAAAAGAAGAAGAGTTTATGGATTTGTTCTATCAAAAGCAGTGTGATGGAATTATATTTGCGGGAAGAGAATTAAATGAATCCGTGAGAAGAAAATTTGAATATATGAATATGCCTGTGATTTTATGCGGTATAGAAGACCGAGAAGGCGAATACTCTAGTGTAATAAATGATTATGATCAAGCTGTATATTCCTTAATGAAACATTTAAAAGTAATGGGTCATAAAACTGTGGGGCTTATTCACGGGGATAAAAAAAGAGCTTATAATGCCAAAAGAAACGAAGAAGTCATGATGGCTACTTCAAAAGAGCTTGGTATGAAAATAAATAAAAATTGTGTTATTGACAGAGATTTTACAATGAAGGGTGGATACCTTGCAATGCAGGAAATGCTAAAGGGTGAACTTCCTACTGTTGTGGTATGCGGAAATGACGAAATGGCAGTAGGTGCAATAAGAGCCATTGAAGAAAGCGGTATGAAAGTTCCGGAAGATATAAGTATCGCAAGTTTAAATTCCTGTGAAGTGGGAAGATGGATCAGTCCGAATTTAACAAGTATAAATCATTACATGTATGATGTAGGTGCTATCAGTGCCAGACTTTTAATAAAACTTTTGGAAGGTGAAGAATTAAAAGAGAAAAAAGTTATAGTATCTCATGGTATAATTGATGGTGAATCTGTAAAAAAACTATAAAAAAGAAAATAAAAAAAAGAAGATATTTTTATATTTTCTTTTTTTATGCATTATTTTATTGTTTTATATGTAAGCGAAAGCCTTTTATATAGCGGATTTATAAAAAAGTAAAAAAAATATAATTTTTTAGTAAAAAATAGTTGACAAATATAGGCAAGTTTGATATTATATTAAAGCTGACTGATACGGAAACAGCGAAACGGAAACATCAGCGAGATAATGATACAAAAGAATAAGAGAATAAGAAGAACGAATTAAAAAGCAGAAATGCAAATTAAGTCAGTGAAATTTGAGATATGAGTCGGAATTAAGAACAAACAAGATGAGTATCAGTCTGAGGACTGAAACGATAAATTATTTTGAGAGTTTGATCCTGGCTCAGGACGAACGCTGGCGGCGTGCTTAACACATGCAAGTCGAACGAGAAACTTATAAATGATCCTTCGGGTGAATCTATAAGCGGACAGTGGCGAACGGGTGAGTAACGCGTAGGTAACCAACCTCATGCAGGGGGATAGCCCAGGGAAACTTGGATTAAACCCGCATAAGACCACAGCACCGCATGGTGCAGGGGTAAAAACTCCGGTGGCATGAGACGGACCTGCGTCTTATTAGGTAGTTGGTGAGGTAACGGCTCACCAAGCCAACGATGAGTAGCCGACCTGAGAGGGTGATCGGCCACATTGGGACTGAGACACGGCCCAGACTCCTACGGGAGGCAGCAGTGGGGAATATTGCGCAATGGGGGAAACCCTGACGCAGCAACGCCGCGTGAGCGATGAAGGTTTTCGGATCGTAAAGCTCTGTCTTTGGGGAAGATAATGACGGTACCCAAGGAGGAAGCTCCGGCTAACTACGTGCCAGCAGCCGCGGTAATACGTAGGGAGCAAGCGTTGTCCGGATTCACTGGGCGTAAAGAGCACGTAGGCGGTTAATTAAGTCAGGTGTGAAAGTTTTCGGCTCAACCGGAAAAGTGCACTTGAAACTGGATAACTTGAGTATCGGAGAGGTAAGCGGAATTCCTAGTGTAGCGGTGAAATGCGTAGAGATTAGGAAGAACACCGGTGGCGAAGGCGGCTTACTGGACGATAACTGACGCTGAGGTGCGAAAGCGTGGGGAGCGAACAGGATTAGATACCCTGGTAGTCCACGCCGTAAACGATGAATACTAGGTGTTGGGGTAACTCAGTGCCGCAGTTAACACATTAAGTATTCCGCCTGGGGAGTACGCTCGCAAGAGTGAAACTCAAAGGAATTGACGGGGGCCCGCACAAGCAGCGGAGCATGTGGTTTAATTCGAAGCAACGCGAAGAACCTTACCAGGTCTTGACATCCCTTGACCGCCTAAGAGATTAGGCTTTCCTTCGGGACAAGGAGACAGGTGGTGCATGGTTGTCGTCAGCTCGTGTCGTGAGATGTTGGGTTAAGTCCCGCAACGAGCGCAACCCTTATGTTTAGTTACTAACATTCAGTTGAGGACTCTAGACAGACTGCCCTTGAAAGAGGGAGGAAGGTGGGGACGACGTCAAATCATCATGCCCCTTACGACCTGGGCTACACACGTGCTACAATGGTCTGTACAGAGGGTTGCGAAGCAGTGATGCTAAGCTAATCTCAAAAAGCAGATCTCAGTTCGGATTGCAGGCTGCAACTCGCCTGCATGAAGTCGGAGTTGCTAGTAATCGCGAATCAGAATGTCGCGGTGAATGCGTTCCCGGGCCTTGTACACACCGCCCGTCACACCACGAGAGTTGGTAACACCCGAAGCCAGTGAGCTAACCATTAGGAGGCAGCTGTCGAAGGTGGGATCAGTAATTGGGGTGAAGTCGTAACAAGGTAGCCGTATCGGAAGGTGCGGCTGGATCACCTCCTTTCTAAGAGTTTAGAAAAAAGTGACTAATATCTCAAACTTATTCTCTTTATTCAATTGTAAAGAAGAAAATGACCTAACAATGGGGGTGTAGCTCAGTTGGGAGAGCACCTGCCTTGCAAGCAGGGGGTCAGGAGTTCGAATCTCCTCATCTCCACCATATATAATGGGGGCTTGTAGCTCAGGTGGTTAGAGCGCACGCCTGATAAGCGTGAGGTCGGAGGTTCGAGTCCTCCCAGGCCCACCATGAATTAAGATTTAAAAGTAAGGTATTATTAAGTTAGTATCTTAGTTTTAACTCTTAATGAGTTAAGAGATAATTGAAAATTGCATAAGTAGAAACACAAAACAAGTATTTTTACGAATCGACAAAGAAAGTTAATGAATGATCATTAAAACAAAAAGAATTAAAGTTTGGTTAAAAAACTATAATTACAATCGAATCGTATATATCTTAGGATCAAGTTATTAAGGGCATAAGGTGAATGCCTTGGCATCCAGAGCCGATGAAGGACGTGATAAGCTGCGATAAGCTGCGTTTAGTTGCAAATGAACTTTGAAGCGCAGATTTCCGAATGGGGCAACCCACTATGTGAAGACATAGTACCACCATGTGAATATATAGCATGGTAGGAGGGAACCCGGCGAACTGAACCATCTAAGTAACCGGAGGAAGAGAAAGAAAAATCGATTCTCCTAGTAGCGGCGAGCGAACGGGGAACAGCCCGCGTATTAAGATATATAGTGTTTAGCAGAAGTGTATGGGAAGGCACACCAAAGAAGGTTATAGTCCTGTAAGCGAAAAGCATTATATAGTTGATACGCCTTGCGAGTACCACGGGACACGTGAAACCCTGTGGGAATTTGGGAGGCCCACCTCCCAAGGCTAAATACTACTGGATGACCGATAGAGAATAGTACCGTGAGGGAAAGGTGAAAAGTACCCCGGGAGGGGAGTGAAATAGAACCTGAAACCTTATGCCTACAAGCAACCAGAGCGCAAGTGATGGTGTGCTTTTTGTAGAACGAGCCAGCGAGTTACGGTGTGTAGCGAGGTTAAGCTGTTAAGCAGCGAAGCCGTAGGGAAACCGAGTCTGAATAGGGCGAAAGTTGCATGCTGTAGACCCGAAACCGTGTGATCTACCCATGTCCAGAGTGAAGCGAAGGTAAAACTTCGTGGAGGCTCGAACCGGTGTCTGTGAAAAAGGCTCGGATGAGGTGTGGGTAGGGGAGAAATTCCAATCGAACACGGAGATAGCTGGTTCTCCCCGAAATAGCTTTAGGGCTAGCGTGTGACGATGAATAATGGAGGTAGAGCACTGAATTGGCTAGGGGGCGTCTTGCTTACTGAACCATATCAAACTCCGAATGCCATATATTTTAGTCATGCAGTCAGACTGTGAAAGATAAGTTCCATGGTCGAAAGGGAAACAGCCCAGACCTTCAGCTAAGGTCCCAAAATTCTGATTAAGTGGGAAAGGATGTATAATTGCTAAGACAGCCAGGACGTTGGCTTAGAAGCAGCCACTCATTTAAAGAGTGCGTAATAGCTCACTGGTCGAGTGATTATGCGCCGAAAATAACCGGGGCTAAAATCAGATACCGAAGCTAAGGATTAGTTTTACTAGTGGTAGGGGAGCATTGTGTAAAGGGTGAAGCCGAAACGTAAGTATCCGGTGGACGTTACACAAGAGAGAATGCTGGCATGAGTAGCGAGAGTATAGTGAGAATCTATACCATCGAAAACCTAAGGTTTCCCGGGCAAGGTTCGTCCCCCCGGGGTTAGTCGGGACCTAAGGCGAGGCCGAAAGGCGTAGTCGATGGACAACTGGTTGATATTCCAGTACCGAATATGTTTGTTTGAGAGATGGAGTGACACAGAAGGATAAGTTATCCCAGCTGTTGGATATGCTGGGTCAAGTAGTGAGGGTGTACGGTAGGCAAATCCGCCGTGCATAAGCCTGAGCTGTGATGAGTACCGAAATTTCAGTAGGGAAGTAACTGATTTCACGCTGGCAAGAAAAGCTTCTATCGAGAACATGTTCGCCCGTACCGTAAACCGACACAGGTAGGTGAGGAGAGAATCCTAAGATGAGCGAGAGAAGTGTTGTTAAGGAACTCGGCAAAATAACCCCGTAAGTTCGCGAGAAGGGGTCCCTGTGAGAGCAGGGCGCAGTGAAAAGGTCCAGGCGACTGTTTACCAAAAACACAGGTCTATGCAAAATCGAAAGATGAAGTATATGGGCTGACGCCTGCCCGGTGCTGGAAGGTTAAGGGGATCTGTTAGCGCAAGCGAAGCAGTGAACTTAAGCCCCAGTAAACGGCGGCCGTAACTATAACGGTCCTAAGGTAGCGAAATTCCTCGTCAGGTAAGTTCTGACCCGCACGAAAGGCGTAACGATCTGGACACTGTCTCGACAACACACTCGGTGAAATTGTAGTACCGGTAAAGATGCCGGTTACCCGCGACCGGACGGAAAGACCCCGTAGAGCTTTACTATAGCTTGGCACTGAATTTCGGTATTGTATGTACAGGATAGGTGGGAGACTTAGAAACTAGGACGCCAGTCTTGGTGGAGTCGTCCTTTGGATACCACCCTTATAATGCTGGAATTCTAACCTGATACCGTAATCCGGTATAGGGACACTGTCAGGTGGGTAGTTTGACTGGGGCGGTCGCCTCCTAAAGAGTAGCGGAGGCGCCCAAAGGTTCCCTCAAAATGGTTGGAAACCATTTATTAGAGTGTAAAGGCAGAAGGGAGCTTGACTGCGAGACATACACGTCGAGCAGGTACGAAAGTAGGGCTTAGTGATCCGGCGGTTCCGAGTGGAAGGGCCGTCGCTTAACGGATAAAAGTTACCTCGGGGATAACAGGCTTATCTCCCCCAAGAGTCCACATCGACGGGGAGGTTTGGCACCTCGATGTCGGCTCGTCGCATCCTGGAGCTGAAGCAGGTTCCAAGGGTTGGGCTGTTCGCCCATTAAAGCGGCACGCGAGCTGGGTTCAGAACGTCGTGAGACAGTTCGGTCCCTATCCGTCGTGGGCGTAGGATACTTGAGAGGAGCTACCCCTAGTACGAGAGGACCGGGGCGGACTGACCTCTGGTGCACCGGTTGTCACGCCAGTGGCATAGCCGGGTAGCTAAGTCGGGACGGGATAAGCACTGAAGGCATCTAAGTGCGAAGCCCCCCTCAAGATTAGGTATCCCTTTCTTTATGAAGTAAGAGCCCTGATAGACTATCAGGTTGATAGGTCGCATGTGTAAGTGCAGTAATGTACTCAGCTGAGCGATACTAATTGCTCGAGGACTTGATCTAAAGATATAGGTACTT
This region of Anaerofustis stercorihominis DSM 17244 genomic DNA includes:
- the hxlB gene encoding 6-phospho-3-hexuloisomerase translates to MDNIYQKNAELILNELNEALLKVDQNEVYSLIEELNKAEKIFFIGVGRVMTMLQCIAKRLKHIGYDTYIVGETTEPPITDKDLLIVGSGSGSTLIPSGIAKKAKSFGARIAHIGAIPDNPLKDITDVFVRIPVKSKQNLPDQVDSNQPMTSLFEQSLLLLGDTITLTILDMKDEPVNESMWSNHANLE
- the rpsL gene encoding 30S ribosomal protein S12, which gives rise to MPTVNQLVRKGRKELVYKTKSPALKSNPQKRGVCTVVRTATPKKPNSAMRKIARVRLVNGMEVTAYIPGIGHNLQEHSVVMVKGGRVKDLPGVRYKIIRGALDTQGVADRKQSRSKYGAKK
- the fusA gene encoding elongation factor G — protein: MGREFSLDKVRNIGIMAHIDAGKTTTTERILFYTGKIHKIGETHEGGAQMDWMEQEQERGITITSAATTCHWKGHEINIIDTPGHVDFTVEVQRSLRVLDGSVAVFCAKGGVEPQSETVWRQADKYNVPRIAFINKMDIMGADFYNVVNMISERLGANPVPIQLPIGAEEDFVGIIDLVKMKAFIYHDDEGVDIEETEIPADMVDKAEEYREKLLEEISVNSEEIMEKYLEGEEISEKEIIAALRAGVIGLDFIPVLCGTAFKNKGVQMLIDAVVNLMPSPLDVPAMVGHNPKTGEEMERHPSDDEPFSALAFKIMADPFVGKLAFTRVYSGTLKSGSYVYNSTKGRKERVGRILRMHANDRKQIDEIRTGDIVAIVGLKDTTTGDTLCAENSQVLLESIEFPDPVISVAIEPKTKAGQEKMITALVKLAEEDPTFRFKTDDETGQTIIEGMGELHLEIIVDRLLREFKVEANVGKPQVAFKEAITKPARSDYKYAKQSGGRGQYGHVVIEIEPNEEGKGYEFVSEIVGGAIPKEYIEPVSKGIQGAMESGIVAGYEVLDVKVRLVDGSYHDVDSSEMAFKLAGSMAFKDAMAKAGPVLVEPIFKIEVVVPEEYLGDVMGDLTSRRGKIEGMELNNGVQTLRGFVPLSEMFQYTTDLRSKTQGRGTHTLTFSHYEPAPQSMLDKLKNE
- a CDS encoding LacI family DNA-binding transcriptional regulator — protein: MSAKIKDVAKKANVSIATVSRVINNVPLVNEETRDKVLQAIKETGYRPNAIARSLKLQKTETVGVVIHDITIPYYAQIARGVQDISMQSGYNAIICNSDADNRKEEEFMDLFYQKQCDGIIFAGRELNESVRRKFEYMNMPVILCGIEDREGEYSSVINDYDQAVYSLMKHLKVMGHKTVGLIHGDKKRAYNAKRNEEVMMATSKELGMKINKNCVIDRDFTMKGGYLAMQEMLKGELPTVVVCGNDEMAVGAIRAIEESGMKVPEDISIASLNSCEVGRWISPNLTSINHYMYDVGAISARLLIKLLEGEELKEKKVIVSHGIIDGESVKKL
- a CDS encoding putative RNA methyltransferase; its protein translation is MSNNKNIQFTNNINYFRCPKCKSNMIIENNSLKCENNHCFDISKKGYINFLINRKPPEGYDKTFFEKRREMLNDGFYEHIAKEITNILDNCTDVKNIVDAGCGDGYYSHIIEDKNHNIFAFDFSKDAINVASRGVNNICFMVSDINDIPLKDKSMDCILNIYTPANYIEFKRILSDSGKIIKVVPGKEHLKELRHIIKEQLKNEEYSNQEVIDCFKEHCELINRVRAKNTIRVNSKQLENLIRMTPLMFDIDLENINYNDISEITIDGEILVGKIK
- the rpsG gene encoding 30S ribosomal protein S7, giving the protein MPRKGPVPKREVLPDPMYNSVLVTKLLNNVMLDGKKGVAQKIVYGAFDIVAEKTGKDPLEAFEEALNNIMPSLEVKARRVGGATYQVPMDIRPERRQTLGLRWLVTYTRARGEKTMKERLAAEIMDALNNSGSSVKKKEDTHKMADANKAFAHFKW
- a CDS encoding ribosomal L7Ae/L30e/S12e/Gadd45 family protein; the protein is MLDEISKSQHVVGTKQTLKAVEQNNALKVFLAKDTDEAIREKIVKICNKNHVAIEEVDRKEELGKACNISLDAAVACILKNEEGGIRFNANS